One window of Methanofervidicoccus abyssi genomic DNA carries:
- the larB gene encoding nickel pincer cofactor biosynthesis protein LarB, giving the protein MEKKLKNILQDLSEKRISVKEAETLLKIYQIEEIEGRIKLDIFRELRSGIPEVVYAKNKDFDDVILVLKRSAEEKGIALATKVRREHILKLEREKEDITKNLNIQDYEFIVNHKACTIVLKRRGYKQKIHGKIGLLAAGTSDIPIAEEVKVTGGFLGCKVIHSYDVGIAGIHRLFEPLKRMIEEDVCCIVVVAGMEGTLPSVVASLVDIPVIGVPVSVGYGVGKDGKAALYSMLTSCVPGLVVVNIDNGFGAASFAALLARKVYKP; this is encoded by the coding sequence ATGGAAAAAAAGCTAAAGAATATTCTACAAGATCTATCAGAGAAGAGAATCTCAGTTAAAGAGGCTGAAACTCTTTTAAAGATCTACCAGATTGAAGAGATAGAGGGTAGAATTAAATTAGATATCTTCAGAGAGTTGAGATCAGGTATTCCAGAAGTGGTGTATGCTAAAAATAAAGACTTCGATGATGTAATTTTGGTGTTGAAGAGATCTGCAGAAGAGAAGGGGATAGCACTTGCAACAAAGGTTAGAAGAGAACATATACTAAAATTGGAAAGAGAAAAAGAAGATATTACAAAAAATCTGAATATTCAGGACTATGAATTTATTGTAAACCATAAGGCCTGCACTATAGTACTTAAAAGGAGAGGTTATAAACAGAAAATCCATGGAAAAATAGGTCTCTTAGCTGCAGGTACAAGTGATATACCAATAGCAGAAGAGGTTAAAGTTACAGGTGGGTTCTTAGGTTGTAAAGTTATACACTCCTACGACGTAGGTATAGCTGGTATCCACAGACTCTTTGAGCCTTTAAAGAGGATGATCGAAGAAGATGTATGTTGTATTGTAGTAGTTGCAGGGATGGAAGGAACCCTACCTTCTGTGGTGGCAAGTTTAGTGGATATCCCTGTAATCGGCGTCCCTGTGTCAGTGGGATATGGAGTTGGAAAAGATGGTAAGGCTGCTCTCTACTCTATGCTAACATCCTGTGTTCCAGGACTGGTAGTGGTGAATATAGACAACGGCTTTGGTGCAGCATCCTTCGCTGCACTA
- a CDS encoding glycosyltransferase family 4 protein — MRVAIVTWEYPPIMVGGLSVHCKGLAEALVKIGHSVDVITVGYDLPEYENINGVNVYRVRPIKHRHFLTWVLLMGSALEKKLGLLGIDNYDVIHCHDWMTYTVGSSVKHLLNKPYIQSIHSTERGRCGGIYSEDSKVINELEWWSTYESHAIITVSHSIKEEICSLFQVPWDKVNVIYNGINPEEFDIYMDEREKEKFKMSIGVKPDEKMILFVGRLVYQKGVEYLIRAVPKVLEKYPNSKVVIAGSGDMRGYLENLAFQLGCRDKIIFLGFVNGDMLKKLYKSADVTVIPSVYEPFGIVALESMAAGTPVVASGIGGLKEIIQHEYNGITVYPQDPNSIAWGIDRVLSDEGLREWIVKNAKRNVYSKYSWEAVAKSTVDIYNKVMKLI; from the coding sequence GTGAGGGTGGCTATAGTTACTTGGGAGTACCCCCCCATAATGGTAGGAGGATTATCAGTACATTGTAAAGGACTGGCTGAAGCTTTAGTTAAAATTGGACACAGTGTGGATGTTATTACAGTTGGTTACGATTTACCAGAGTATGAAAATATAAATGGTGTCAATGTCTACAGAGTTAGACCTATAAAACATCGACATTTTTTAACGTGGGTTCTCTTGATGGGAAGCGCCCTTGAGAAAAAATTAGGACTCTTAGGAATTGATAACTACGATGTTATTCACTGCCACGACTGGATGACCTATACAGTTGGTAGTAGTGTAAAACATCTACTAAATAAGCCTTACATTCAATCTATACATAGTACAGAGAGAGGTAGATGTGGTGGTATTTACTCCGAAGATTCCAAGGTTATAAACGAGTTGGAGTGGTGGAGTACCTATGAATCCCATGCGATAATAACTGTAAGCCATTCCATTAAGGAAGAGATTTGTTCTTTATTCCAGGTACCGTGGGATAAAGTAAATGTAATCTATAACGGTATCAATCCAGAAGAGTTTGATATCTACATGGATGAGAGGGAAAAAGAAAAGTTTAAGATGAGTATTGGGGTTAAACCTGATGAAAAAATGATACTTTTCGTTGGAAGGCTGGTTTATCAGAAAGGGGTGGAGTATCTCATAAGGGCAGTACCCAAGGTACTTGAAAAATATCCCAACTCTAAGGTAGTTATAGCAGGTTCTGGAGATATGAGGGGATATCTGGAGAATTTAGCTTTTCAGTTAGGGTGTAGAGATAAGATAATATTTCTAGGTTTTGTCAATGGGGATATGCTTAAAAAGCTTTATAAGTCTGCCGATGTAACAGTTATACCATCCGTGTATGAACCTTTTGGAATAGTGGCTTTGGAATCAATGGCTGCAGGAACTCCAGTTGTTGCAAGTGGAATTGGAGGATTGAAGGAGATAATCCAACACGAGTATAACGGTATAACAGTATATCCTCAGGATCCTAACTCTATTGCATGGGGGATAGATAGGGTTCTATCTGATGAAGGTCTTAGGGAATGGATAGTAAAGAATGCAAAAAGGAATGTGTATAGTAAATATAGTTGGGAAGCTGTTGCTAAGAGTACCGTAGATATCTACAACAAGGTGATGAAACTGATATAA